The following are from one region of the Stanieria cyanosphaera PCC 7437 genome:
- a CDS encoding 5-formyltetrahydrofolate cyclo-ligase translates to MQQQITKKQLRKKILEQRKSLTKSEWQTKSDRICKQLQSSSLFNQAETVLAYFSIHQEPDLSPLFTINKKWGFPRCVNQLLVWHSWQLGEQLQQGLYNIQEPLINAPLIQPQAVDLILVPTVACDAQKYRLGYGGGFYDRMLSDQQWQNKTTIGIVFDFAYLPQLPIDPWDIKLDYICTETGLY, encoded by the coding sequence ATGCAACAACAAATAACCAAAAAACAACTACGCAAAAAAATATTAGAACAAAGAAAATCGCTAACTAAATCAGAATGGCAAACCAAAAGCGATCGCATTTGTAAACAATTACAATCTTCTTCATTATTTAATCAAGCTGAAACTGTTCTTGCCTATTTTAGTATTCATCAAGAACCCGATCTCAGTCCTTTATTTACTATTAATAAAAAATGGGGTTTTCCTCGCTGTGTCAATCAACTTTTAGTTTGGCATTCCTGGCAGTTAGGAGAACAACTACAACAAGGACTTTATAACATTCAAGAACCATTAATTAATGCACCTTTAATTCAACCTCAAGCAGTAGATTTAATTCTTGTTCCTACTGTTGCTTGTGACGCACAAAAATATCGTTTAGGTTATGGCGGTGGTTTTTATGACCGAATGTTAAGTGATCAGCAATGGCAAAATAAAACTACAATTGGAATTGTCTTTGATTTCGCTTATTTACCTCAATTACCTATCGATCCTTGGGATATCAAACTTGATTATATTTGTACAGAAACAGGTCTTTATTAA